DNA sequence from the Vicia villosa cultivar HV-30 ecotype Madison, WI linkage group LG3, Vvil1.0, whole genome shotgun sequence genome:
acattaaatgcgatgctgtacggaacacgcaaagcattaaatgcactcaacggtcatcttctccaacgcctataaatatgaagttctgatgagaagcaaggttaatgattctaacgattctgcaccaaaacaactcatattaacttgctgaaactctgttctactcaaagctcagaatcttcatcttcatcaaagctcactacattgctgttgtaatatattagtgagattaagcttaaacgttaagagaaatatcacagtttgtgattatagcttttaagaagcaattgtaatactcttagaattgattacattaagttgtaaggaactagagtgatcgtgtggatcagaatactctaggaagtcttagaggttatctaagcaggttgtaactagagtgatcgtgtggatcagaatactctagaaagtcttagagggtatctaagcagttgttcctggagtgatcagtgtgtgatcagaagactctggaagacttagttgctgactaagtggaaaaccattgtaatccgtgcgattagtggattaaatcctcagttgaggtaaatcatctctgcgggggtggactggagtagtttagttaacaacgaaccaggataaaaataactatgcaatttatttttatctgtcaagtttttaaagctacacttattcaaaccccccctttctaagtgtttttctatccttcatggaaCACCGGTGTCGCGATCAATCACGGTAATTCTGGGAATCTTGCCAGATATACATGCACGAATCACACCTCTTGGAATATGCTGAAACATAACATGAAACTCGAATTTTAGATGCCTACTTTCTATAATCAATTCTTAAATTTAATCTTACTATGTCTTATTGTAACTTACAAGCACATTGTTTCTCAGCTTAAGAGGATTGTCGACAACCCTGGTCCACCATTGCTCTTTCACAACCATTGTTTCTGCAGTGGATTTCCTACATTAATTAAACACAGCATCATAACATGATCCATTAACACACTGTAATTTTCGTAATATTCATATCTTCTGATCAAACCAGCTAATAACAAACACAATGAATTTATACCTAACAAAATTAGAACGATTGACACCCTTACGGGAAATGCTGACTTTGGCTTTGTCTTTCTGCTTCATGGCCGACTTCTCCACACTGTTTCCAAAAACTTTTGCTTTCCCTTTCACCTTCTCGAAATATGTCTCAGCTCCTCCATTCCTACAACGATTCAATAAGAAATATGAGTCCTTAATGTCCTACTTTTTACATTTGAAACTAATACTTCAGCGAATAATTTAGTATTACACGACTATGTATAAAATAATTTACAACAAAGTTACCTTGAAGCGTTGGTTACTCCATGATCCTTTCTTTGCCGGGTTCGCCTTTCACCATTGCCAGCAGTTCCAGATATTGAGCCTTCCTCCTTAACTTCACGCAACATTCTGCCCCCATCATTACTCATTGCAGTGGCAGCTGCCTTTCCGTTTTGCTTGCCTGACCCCGAATAAGATTTAGTTCTGCCACACAATGTCCAAACAAATAAATCATGCTTAGTGCCAGACTAGGGTTTAGAAAAAATTTAACTTGGTTACTAAAAAACTGGGTTTTAACTACTAAATACGACGAAACAAATACCTTCGGCTTGCAGAGGGTTGAAATGACGCACGGTAAACAGCTGCATGATAGGTTTTTCTTCCATGCCCGCCAGCACTGACTTGGACCTGTTCTTTCCCTTTCCCTTTCTTACAGCGTTCTGCAATCTCTTCACGCTCCAAACCATCACTTGCCAATCCACCAGGAAGTTCTTCCTCAACATCTGCTTCTTTTTTCACCGTATATGCCTCGATTTCTTCAATCGCATCCATGCTTTCTTTTTTCACGGCACGTAACTCTTCCAACATTTGCTTCAGAATACAACTCCGAGTGCGTTTCGAAATGGCCTGGGTTTCAACACGTTCTTTCTCACATCTGCAAAAAGAGAGGTTTTCTAGCAATCAAAAACCGGCATGTGTTTAATCATTACATATAACTTTTTTAAACCATATATTTTTTCTAATGTCAGATCCAGGGTTTGAAGGTTCATCAAGATACATGCATGGAAATCAAATTACAAAAGGGAGAATACAATCCTATGGCCACTACAACAACATGCAAGAATATCTCCAACAACAGATTGTCTGTTACTTTATGGTTTTCGAGAAGAGGTTGGTTCGAGGACGACAACATTTTAAGAAGATGTTACCTTGAAACGGTTGTTCCGGAACGCTTGAGTGAGCTTCCTTCCATTTTGTGCCACAAGTAAAACAACGATGACTTGCGATGCTTCGTACGGGTGCTGCTATCTGCAACAAAATCACCTTTCCAAGAAACTATAAAACAAAGACCCAGAGACAGAGACAGAGGCAGTGTTGATCTTCGCCTTTTACGTTTCCTCTAGAAACTTACGTTTTCCAATGGGAAATGTTTAGGTTtccaaatataattaatattgaaAATTTATTACGTCCTTtcatttattcaatttatttccaattttttttctttttatagttCAAGGTTACATTACCGtcaatttatttttacaaatatatattaaatcagTTTTTTAACAGCttcactattttatttatttcatgttttaATGGTTTTGATTATACTTTTTTTCTATTCATTTATATTAGTAGTTCtactttttaattattgtttctttttagTCTTCCTCTCCATCTTTGTGCTTATCTTATcataatattttctttaaaattcaaataaactctAACTATTTAACTATTGCTAATTAAAATGCTCATTATCAAAATAATTGTGGCATAATATCTGTCATTTGATGATAATCAATCATGTTGTTTTACTAAATATAATactctttaaaaatatatattataacttcttttaaaatatattttttcacgAATATTTTTTCTCTTGGATGctgttaaattttatataattacctatttaatataaacaacaatctatttttaaaaaatatatatcttaaaaacataattatacatGAAAAACGAATTCGCGTgacataccagaacccgtgcgaccgcacgggtttgttactagttatattaaaaataaaagctgAACTGACGGTTCGATGGAGTGTCTATCTTCAAGAAAGACGAGGTGGCAGCCTAGGATTAATCATTTCACAAGAATTCCATCACTATCAACTTTTcacttttaaattaaattaaaaaaaaaagcaacaacaaaaagagaaacagaaatagagaaagagagaaaaaacgaCAACCAGAGAgacagaaagagagagagagaaaagagagtccgttaatttcagtttaaaaaaaaaacagagaagAAAATTTCCACAATGGTAGTTTCAGACGAAGAAGTATCCGAAGCAATACACTCACTGTTCCGAGAAACAAACCCTAGAACCAGAACTTTCACCACATTGAACCAAGTGGTTCACGAGCTTCAATCCAAACTCGGTCACGATCTTACCCATAAGCTTGATTTCATTACCTCTCAGATCAATCTCCTTTTCGCTTCTCAACAACCACCTCCGCAAGTTCCGTGTAGGCAGTTACAACATCCGCAACAACCTCCACCACCGCAACAgcaacttcaacaaactcaacaaactcaacaacttTGTTTCTCTAATAAAGACCGTTTTGCCCTTCACCAAAACCCTAATCCCTATTCTGATTCGGTGTTTCGTAACAACCCTGTTGCTGTTTCTGCCGCTGGTGGTGATGCTACTGTTGCTCAGCCCAATGTGGTTCCCAAGGACAGGTTaggtttttaattatttttaattttttaaataaatattattttttttggtaataattttttttaaatattctgaAATGGTTGCATGAATAGGAAATGAAACAGGATTTGATTAACTAAgtgtttaattaataaataatgcaGTTAAACTGATTTTCTTTTTTGTAAATTGTAATCGAGggaattttattttgttgttaggGTTTAAAAGGGGAAAATGAAATATTCGGAAGATGAGTTTTGATATGGTATGAAATATGAATCAGATCTATTGAGTGATGCTAGGTTGTTTTAGTTCTAGGAGTGATTGATTGATTTCCTAAATGGATGAAATTAGGTTAGAAATTTATGCTAAGATGGACGATACTTTTGGCTTTTAATTATTAGTTATATAATGTTTTAagagcttgtttgttttgtatCTTTGTAtgaatatgatatgatatgatctTTTCTGTTTGCAATGATGTTTGGTCATGTAAAGTAATTATGTGTATGTTTGGTTTCACGGTTGGAACacttagaattgattttggatgtgtagaattgattctgactTGTTTGGTTGCTCTCgagcagaattgattctactttttTGTTTGCAATGATGTTTGGTTGCTCTAGGATTTGTAGTTTTTGAGTTTAAATGTGATTTTCACACTAAAATTTactgttcaactcacttttgctAGAATTTATCCAAACATAAAACACTTTACCTTCAACTTACTTTTAGCCATAATCAATCTTACAGAATCAATTAACTCAGGATCAAGTTTGTTGTGTCTTTGTCTTGCAGTACTCAACCTAAGCCAAAGAGAAGAGGTGGTCCAGGAGGTCTCAACAAACTTTGTGGGATTTCGCCGGAACTTCAGGTCATTGTTGGCCAGCCGTCAATGACGAGGACTGAGGTTTGTTTTAATACTTTTGAAATTTGTTATTCACTTGCCATATTTCAATACAGTTTCCGCTTTCGGAAAGATTTATAATTCGTGGAAGGAATGGTTTAGATTGTGAAGCAACTGTGGGCGTACATAAAGAAAAACAATCTCCAAGATCCTAGCAATAAAAGGAAGATAATTTGCAACAATGAGCTGCGTATGGTGTTTGAGACTGACTGTACTGATATGTTCAAGATGAATAAGTTGCTGGCTAAACACATAATCACCCTTGAACCAACCAGTAGGTGTCTCGGTTATTttggtaatatatttttttacaaaattgtgGTTTAATGCATTGCTTGATTTCTTCATGCTTTGTAACTTTCAGAGAAGCCTGCCCCGAAGAAACAGAAGGTAGAAATGGAGTTGGGAGCAAGAAGTGCCGAACCTACTCCTTCTGTAATTATTTCTGATTCACTTGCTAACTTTTTTGGCGTTACTGGACGGGAGATGCTACAGACAGAGGTTCTGAAACGTATCTGGGAGTACATAAAGGTCAATCATCTAGAGGTAAGCAACCAAGTTTAGATTTATGCCAAGTTCATGCTCAATGGCGTTCAAGCTTCTACGACAATAAACACTTGAACGCAAATATTAGGCACATAAGTAAGTTACCACACTTCGACGATGAACCACTTGAATGCAAATATTTGGCACATATGTAAGTTACCATATTTTATGCAAGCAAAAACAGACAGGTATTCAAGCTTCTACGACAATGAACACTTGAACGCAAATATGATTCTAGCAGTTTATTGGAAATATGAGCACACATCTGATTTTCACTGAGTTGTTTAGAAAGGAAAAAAGATTTTGCTCATATGAATAACAATTATGTATGGGTAAACTTTTGTTGAAACGTAACTTGTTCACTTAAATGTCCCTTAAATATACTTGCAGGATCCTGTTAATCCTTTGGCAATAATGTGTGATGCAAAGCTTAAGGAGATCTTTGGCTGTGAAAGCATTTCAGCATTGGGGATACCTGAAGTTTTGGGCCGTCATCATATTTTTAGGAGATCATGATTCTGACAACATTCTATGGTTAGTACATTTTAGATATGCAATGTTTTCCGTAAACACTGTAGTGCTCTTCTTTTCGAAACCTCTTCCGAGTTTCAGTGAACCTACTCTCTTCGAATAATGTAGATCTTATTTAACTTTGGTTGAAGTGATATTGGTTTTTGGTTGCAGTGACAGATTGCGTGATGTTAATTCAAGTATAGTACAAGCTGATCTTGACTGCATGTTGATATGGTTCTGTAATTTATAACTAATTAGACCGAGTCGTGTTTAGTTTATGTTGATATCTGATAACTTACTAGTAGAAGGAAGATGTTATAGTGACTGTGGTTTTTGTCTAACTTGGCACTTAGGTTAGAGTGACCTGTTGGTATTCTGAAATATATATGTAAAATGCTGACAATAGGAAAGAAAATGATGTATCCTTGAATCATGACTATATGCTATTATTAATATGTAGTTAAAGTTAATGAAGATGCAGTTTGCTAGATGTACAGATTAGATTTTGGTTTAACTAAGATTTAGTTTCTGCTTGTGGCATCTTTCCTTAATAACAAATATGATTTTATTCAAAAGAACCCATAGTTTACTTAACCAAATTTGTCTGAATTTAAAAGAGGTTTTGAATGATGTGCATTTATCTTTTATATGGCAACAGATATGTtctgtttattaatttaaaacaattttcacTCTCCTTTTTGGTTATTTATGGATGGGTGACACTTTAAAAAGTTTGTTTCAAATCTAGATAGATAGTTGTTTTCATATGCATATTTGCCATATAAACTAGAAATAATATATGGGTTAAATTGTGTTTTATTCAAAGGAatctattaacaatatataaaagttaaagtACTTGAAAATTCCACGTATATCCTAATTGAGTTTAAGCTAAACTAATCTAATAATTAAGGGTAAATTAGTCTATTTGTTAAATACTTAAATGTGCTTGATTTGGTATTAATGACTGCTGATGTGTCAATCCCTCATTATTTTCTTACAAATAAGACATTTATTTTAATACACAAGAAGCTGGAAAGACATAATATTGGATATCAAATTTCACCTTGAGAAATGAAAAGCCACTTTCCAGTTTTCTAAAAAGTCACTTTCCAACTTTTTATTTGGGAAAATGAAAAGAATGCACCGTTTGAATGTGAAAACAGAAAACCCTAAACCAttcattattatatatattatctttCTCCACAAACTACCATCTCACTAAATAAGCCAAAACTCTTTCTCTTCCACCCTTCCCAAGATTCATTcaatctctttcttctctacGATTTCAACCTCCAACCATCTTCTTCTTAAATCTTCTCCATTTTTAGTTTCCCTCTGTTTCTTCATCATCACATTCTTAGCTTCCCATATTCCGAtttgttttttggattttaaGGCACTGATTAGGGAGCGTTGTGGTTGTTCCATCTTCGTCGGCTTATAACTGATGGAGTCAGAAGGCTTGATGAAGGTGATGGTGAGATGTTAGAATTGTCGGTGTTTGAGTTACAGGTTTTATAACAGGGATTTGATCGTTTGGGTTTTAAATTTTGCTTTCAGAAGAGGATCCTCAGTTAAGGATGAAGGTTGAACCTACTTTACGTTTTGTGTTTTGTCTATTATGTTTTGTGTCCACTGCATTGGACAGAAAGAAGAAGTGAAGATTGTTAGACTGATAGCTAAAAATAGCGTTGAAGAGAAAATTTTAATGTTGCaagaggaaaagaaagaaataactAGACGAAGATCTGGAAGGAGATCAAAGGATGTTGTTGGTATGGGCATAGAGGATCTCCGTTTTGTTTTAGGAGAATAGAGATGGTTTACATATAGGCAATGTAAATTATTTTCTGTTTGAGTCTCTCAAACTTTTGTTTTGGTAGC
Encoded proteins:
- the LOC131662347 gene encoding uncharacterized protein LOC131662347, producing MVVSDEEVSEAIHSLFRETNPRTRTFTTLNQVVHELQSKLGHDLTHKLDFITSQINLLFASQQPPPQVPCRQLQHPQQPPPPQQQLQQTQQTQQLCFSNKDRFALHQNPNPYSDSVFRNNPVAVSAAGGDATVAQPNVVPKDSTQPKPKRRGGPGGLNKLCGISPELQVIVGQPSMTRTEIVKQLWAYIKKNNLQDPSNKRKIICNNELRMVFETDCTDMFKMNKLLAKHIITLEPTKKPAPKKQKVEMELGARSAEPTPSVIISDSLANFFGVTGREMLQTEVLKRIWEYIKVNHLEDPVNPLAIMCDAKLKEIFGCESISALGIPEVLGRHHIFRRS